In a genomic window of Colius striatus isolate bColStr4 chromosome 2, bColStr4.1.hap1, whole genome shotgun sequence:
- the LOC104552187 gene encoding cullin-9 isoform X1, with protein MVNERHDGNLLVHLGAKLQASPKELLRQRRGHDGQAEYLIQWSVVSLEERAAGGGGASSSSSAETKPESISLWMSAEEVCASCPALLGTGEPAGQWGKEEKAAVPPAEASLLEMKADVGSLVRRAGRQLAEPGAPEASVLNTVHVLSAYASIGSLAGAFKETGALDLLMKMLCHEEKQIRRSAGKMLRALASHDAGSRAYVLLSLSQQDGIEQHMDFDSRYTLLELFAETISSEEHCMSFEGIHLPQIPGKLLFILVKRYLCVTSLLDQLNGGVEQGGEQPARAVPGPLLAESSRLRQEFEFSMAMANLILELVHVMGWEHSDGLEPLPQQEPRPRAAHSIFQPKPLVCATAQVPVLSSHHGPHKKQGGALLVPLSDGGGCVEQGRAEPARGMRVRLLEDYGDIRAGEEGEFLQSPSSVHTVKVLWQSGQTSWVHWHMLEIIGSGGQWEDPAAQEKEQSPSESFKVDTAVRPFPCQPFGGLYSLPYLGEQPSQAAEALSRAEWWELLFFVKKLEGQEQKEIVHLIQQEQGEQLPEADEEALIRLSVPAELARKVLQVLETRCQGSVRRDLRGSRVYSKYLLGGGAERGGGGSAAVPSERAGCGSTGPMAAPARAATDVLPVGAEPPQGPAAAAESDAWLFHELLAREGLFFPEVTEERVRALGSCEGLGERGSLARMAAVVDVIQSGSAELGLRVAGLRHITKVLEEEPEPKQQVGKAPSGPGSKSVGEKLVKATVELLSSEVAEKALVAVTLRLLAVLLAKHDWRVPFATEGGVRAVLARMRQHASSALVQQAGLAALKVLVGAAAGDAGGAGGKPLSRADAQVMREIFASIGSASHEGSSSLLSAIPAAVSTMRRVPGGSSGVQNGLLVVNMLMDGHRGLAEQLVSCDLPSVLRSCWRDGQGPGCPHMTLALGAFNRLAEHQLPLGPGPTGSAWPVPPPCHGPAGSRAGLRAGTAAAPLPVVAGAEAALEPGDVRALLGSLGDGDCSKDVVVALERQLCAQGPAACDAVAQLLRDQRCFRPLLRSFRLLEAEKAVSLSILRILNKCLDGYQEDVLPWHECVEPCLSSLSTHSSDREVLQEVVGFLHRLATASKDCAVAMCRAGTREAVSKALEKQHVAPALAPALLDLLSDCEKVGGLYQQLTASILAGCIQLVLGQIEEHRRSHQPISIPFFDVFLRNLCRGSSVEVKEDKCWEKLQVSSNPHRAGKLTDRNPKTYWESNGSTGSHFITVHMQRGVVVREMSMLVASEDSSYMPAHVVVLGGDGPAAIRTELNTVTVLPSDSRVILLENMTRFWPVIQIRVKRCQQGGIDTRVRGIEVLGPKPTFWPIFKEQLCRRTFLSCSARAHAWCHEIGRDRGRLLQLFGRLNRALRHEQGFADRFLPDDEAARALGRTCWEALVTPLVQSITSPGTSCSPGPSMPWPKPRPPALSLGVPADTHGVSPLAWLLSEYLESEEPPPSPTSHGAIFSSRVRRLTQLLVHVDPGVPGPEEARAAGGKEGKSPEVPAKAAKAAAQRSGVWGIARCWRGVVQQQVRRFLEAAGRAPELVERYCGLYRRLRRATEQLFGQRAAFLLALGQGFAAALLQLPFPTALHVSERFARYLDGQIQELHGAAGGAERLQQILEPFVVFSGLELAHSFEHFYRHYLGDRLLARGPSWLEGAVVEQLGPCFPGRFPQGMLSDLAESEELQRRFELFQLQERDRRLLEPGPGPKEAPGPGCAAVPEVKVLALSPRCWPVAPLCYMDEPGRLFPAALSSPLHEFSAFCGRGRSPPGWEGSKPRRLQWTWLGWAELCFGDCVLHVSTLQMYILLRFNGAEEVAVDALLQATGLPAELLEQALAPLTHSDGVLVRSCSPGGVLRLNPTALARASGRPLRLLPQQRYLQAQRAEGSALERKRNVLCCLITRILKAEKQLHVDNLVFRVIAACQKGELGPGLQFLSFCCHNVDVLSCILHLLSQGYLRRQEERPQVLEYVSAKPTTPVGGQAQMVFQSQPPVASPDEDSINSLYGLNPSVDRSEEFLMAMLPVPMGHTLSPEEAKLLMNQTVWRVQDTLSISDDVARHLLMHCRWNVDFLIQCYVENREALLISSGLQVQDAQSPPSPGTHCPVCVSQLCPTEKPPTLCCMHYCCKPCWSEYLTTRIEQNMVVSCTCPISECRAQPTAAFICSIVSSEDIIAKYEKALLRGYVECCTNLTWCTNPQGCDQILLKDGLGYGAACSKCSWISCFHCNFPEAHYPASCSHMSQWVDDDGYYEGMTSEAQSKHLAKLISKHCPSCQAQIEKNEGCLHMTCAKCNHGFCWRCLKPWRPTHTDYYNCSAMVSKAAWQEKRFRDYNERCTFHHHAREFAMNLRNRVSSISEMPEVRTLTFVLDACKVLEQARKVLAYSCVYSYYNQDMDSMDIVEQQTESLELHTNALQILLEETLMQYQDLASSLRLLKAEHFSAGLELVRRIKERLFAILWHSTQQDFNVGLQTLADPDQRKEKLSNVPTSAPACTGTKHSVLCDSSNTDEGGEEVEDEYEPRWQEYYDDDDDLDEDNFLFDDESDDNLDCDSYFDDDDAYD; from the exons ATGGTGAACGAGAGGCACGATGGCAACCTGCTGGTGCACCTGGGAGCCAAACTGCAGGCCTCTCCGAAGGAGCTGCTGCGTCAGCGGCGAGGCCACGATGGCCAAGCCGAGTACCTGATCCAGTGGAGCGTcgtcagcttggaggagagagcggcgggaggcggcggcgcctcctcctcctcctccgcaGAGACCAAGCCGGAGAGCATCTCGCTGTGGATGTCGGCGGAGGAGGTGTGCGCCAGCTGCCCGGCGCTGCTGGGCACGGGGGAGCCGGCGGGGCagtgggggaaggaggagaaggcgGCCGTCCCGCCGGCGGAAGCGTCGCTGCTGGAGATGAAGGCCGACGTCGGGAGCCTGGTGCGGCGAGCCGGGCGGCAGCTGGCCGAGCCCGGGGCGCCCGAGGCCTCCGTCCTCAACACCGTGCACGTGCTGAGCGCCTACGCCAGCATCGGCTCGCTGGCGGGCGCCTTCAAGGAGACGGGAGCCCTGGACTTGCTGATGAAGATGCTGTGCCATGAGGAGAAGCAAATCCGCCGCAGCGCCGGCAAGATGCTGCGGGCCCTGGCCTCGCACGATGCAg GGAGCCGGGCCTATGTCCTGCTGTCCCTGAGCCAGCAGGATGGCATTGAGCAGCACATGGACTTTGACAGTCGCTACACCTTGCTGGAGCTGTTTGCTGAGACAATATCCTCTGAAGAGCATTGCATGTCCTTTGAGGGGATTCACCTTCCCCAG AtccctgggaagctgctgttcATCCTGGTGAAGCGCTACCTGTGCGTCACGTCTCTCCTGGACCAGCTGAACGGTGGcgtggagcagggaggggagcagcCGGCCCGCGCCGTGCCCGGCCCGCTCCTTGCCGAGAGCAGCCGCCTGAGGCAGGAGTTTGAGTTCAGCATGGCCATGGCCAACCTCATCTTGGAGCTGGTGCACGTGATGGGCTGGGAGCACAGTGACGGGCTGGAGCCGCTGCCCCAGCAGGAGCCGCGGCCTCGCGCTGCCCATTCCATcttccagcccaagcccctggtCTGTGCTACTGCCCAGGTGCCTGTGCTCTCTTCACATCATGGTCCCCACAAAAAGCAGGGTGGTGCCCTCCTGGTCCCCTTGTCAGACGGTGGTGGCTGCGTGGAGCAGGGGCGGGCAGAGCCGGCGCGTGGCATGCGGGTGCGCTTGCTGGAGGACTACGGTGACATCCGAGCTGGGGAGGAGGGCGAGTTCCTGCAGAGCCCGAGCAGCGTGCACACAGTGAAG GTTTTATGGCAATCAGGTCAGACCTCCTGGGTGCATTGGCACATGTTGGAGATCATTGGCTCTGGAGGCCAGTGGGAAGATCCTGCTGCTCAGGAAAAAGAACAGAGTCCATCAGAAAGCTTTAAGGTAGACACAG CGGTGCGGCCGTTTCCCTGCCAGCCCTTTGGGGGGCTGTACTCTCTGCCTTACCTGGGGGAGCAGCCGAGCCAGGCCGCAGAGGCCCTGAGCCGCGCCGAGTGGTGGGAGCTGCTCTTCTTCgtgaagaagctggaagggcaGGAGCAGAAAGAGATCGTCCACCTGatccagcaggagcagggagagcag CTGCCGGAGGCGGACGAAGAAGCCCTGATCCGGCTGTCGGTGCCCGCGGAGCTGGCCCGGAAGGTGCTGCAGGTCCTGGAGACGCGGTGCCAGGGCAGCGTCCGGCGCGACCTGCGCGGTTCCCGCGTCTACAGCAAATACCTGCTGGGCGGCGGGGccgagcggggcggcgggggcagCGCGGCCGTGCCCTCGGAGCGCGCGGGCTGCGGGAGCACCGGCCCCATGGCTGCGCCGGCCCGGGCGGCCACCGACGTCCTTCCTGTGGGCGCGGAGCCGCCCCAGGGCCCTGCCGCGGCGGCCGAGTCGGATGCCTGGCTGTTCCACGAGCTCCTGGCGAGGGAAGGGCTGTTCTTCCCGGAGGTGACGGAGGAGCGGGTCAGGG CGCTGGGCAGCTGCGAGGGGCTGGGCGAGAGAGGCTCGCTGGCCAGGATGGCGGCCGTGGTGGATGTGATCCAGAGCGGCAGCGCCGAGCTGGGGCTACGCGTGGCCGGGCTCCGGCACATCACGAAGGTCCTGGAGGAGGAGCCTGAGCCCAAGCAGCAAGTTGGCAAAGCCCCGAGCGGGCCGGGGAGCAAAAGTGTCGG GGAGAAGCTGGTGAAGGCGACGgtggagctgctgagcagcGAGGTGGCGGAGAAGGCGCTGGTGGCGGTGACGCTGCGGCTGCTGGCCGTGCTGCTGGCCAAGCACGACTGGCGCGTGCCGTTCGCCACGGAGGGAGGCGTGCGGGCTGTGCTGGCCCGCATGCGGCAGCAcgcctcctctgccctggtgcagCAGGCCGGGCTGGCG GCCCTGAAGGTGCTGGTGGGAGCGGCGGCCGGCGACGCGGGAGGCGCCGGCGGGAAGCCCCTGTCTCGTGCCGACGCGCAGGTGATGCGGGAGATCTTCGCCAGCATTGGTTCTGCCTCCCACGAGGGCTCCTCGAGCCTGCTGAGTGCCATCCCCGCCGCCGTGAGCACCATGCGGAGGGTGCCAGG GGGCTCCTCGGGCGTGCAGAACGGTTTGCTGGTGGTGAACATGCTGATGGATGGGCACCGGGGCCTGGCCGAGCAGCTGGTGAGCTGCGACCTGCCCAGCGTGCTGCGGAGCTGCTGGCGGGACGGGCAGGGCCCCGGCTGCCCCCACATGACGCTGGCCCTCGGCGCCTTCAACCGCCTCGCTGAGCACCAGCTGCCCCTGGGCCCGGGGCCGACAGGTAGCGCGTGGCCCGTGCCCCCACCGTGCCACGGCCCCGCGGGCAGCAGGGCCGGACTCCGCGCCGGCACCGCTGCGGCACCTCTCCCTGTCGTGGCAGGCGCAGAGGCCGCGCTGGAGCCCGGGGACGTGCGGGcgctcctgggcagcctgggcgaCGGCGACTGCTCCAAGGATGTGGTGGTGGCCCTGGAGCGGCAGCTCTGCGCCCAAGGCCCCGCCGCCTGTGACGCGGTGGCCCAGCTGCTGCGGGACCAGAGGTGCTTCAGGCCGCTGCTGCGCAGcttcaggctgctggaggcagagaaGGCCGTGAGCCTGAGCATCCTCAG GATCCTGAACAAGTGCCTGGACGGTTACCAGGAGGACGTGCTGCCCTGGCACGAGTGCGTGGAGCCCTGTTTGTCCTCCCTGAGCACCCACAGCAGCGACCGGGAG GTGCTGCAAGAGGTCGTCGGCTTCCTGCACCGCCTGGCCACAGCCAGCAAGGACTGTGCGGTGGCCATGTGCCGGGCGGGCACCCGCGAGGCCGTGTCCAAGGCCCTGGAGAAGCAGCACGTGGCCCCGGCGCTGGCACCGGCCCTGCTCGACCTGCTGAGCGACTGCGAGAAGGTCGGTGGCCTCTACCAGCAGCTGACGGCGAGCATCCTGGCGGgctgcatccag CTGGTGCTGGGGCAGATCGAGGAGCACCGCCGGAGCCACCAGCCCATCAGCATCCCCTTCTTCGACGTCTTCCTGCGCAACCTGTGCCGAG GCTCCAGCGTGGAAGTGAAGGAGGACAAGTGCTGGGAGAAGCTGCAGGTCTCCTCCAACCCACACCGGGCCGGCAAGCTGACGGACAGGAACCCCAAGACCTACTGGGAGTCCAACGGCAGCACCGGCTCCCACTTCATCACCGTGCACATGCAGCGCGGCGTGGTGGTcag GGAGATGAGCATGCTGGTGGCCAGCGAGGACTCCAGCTACATGCCGGCCCAcgtggtggtgctggggggagaCGGCCCGGCTGCCATCAGAACGGAGCTCAACACG GTGACCGTCCTGCCCTCGGACAGCAGAGTGATCCTGCTGGAGAACATGACCCGCTTCTGGCCCGTCATCCAGATCCGGGTGAAGCGCTGCCAGCAG GGCGGCATCGACACGCGCGTGCGCGGCATCGAGGTGCTGGGCCCCAAGCCCACCTTCTGGCCCATCTTCAAGGAGCAGCTGTGTCGGCGCACGTTCCTGTCCTGCAGCGCCCGGGCTCACGCCTGGTGCCACGAGATCGGCCGGGACCGGGggcggctgctgcagctctttgGCAG GCTGAACCGGGCGCTGCGGCACGAGCAGGGCTTCGCCGACCGCTTCCTGCCCGACGATGAGGCGGCCCGGGCCTTGGGCAGGACGTGCTGGGAGGCGCTGGTGACTCCCTTGGTGCAGAGCATCACTAGCCCAGGTACCTCGTGCTCGCCCGGGCCGTCCATGCCATGGCCCAAGCCAAGGCCGCCTGCTCTGAGTCTGGGCGTCCCCGCAGACACCCACGGCGTCAGCCCCCTGGCCTGGCTGCTGAGCGAGTACCTGGAGAGCGAGGAGCCGCCCCCAAGCCCCACGAGCCACGGGGCCATCTTCAGCAGCCGCGTGCGGCGCCTGACGCAGCTCCTGGTGCACGTGGACCCCGGCGTCCCGGGGCCGGAGGAGGCGAGAGCAGCCG GcgggaaggagggaaagagcCCGGAGGTGCCGGCCAAGGCAGCGAAGGCGGCGGCACAGCGGAGCGGCGTGTGGGGCATCGCGCGGTGCTGGCGCGGGGTGGTGCAGCAGCAG GTGCGGCGGTTCCTggaggcggcggggcgggcgcccGAGCTGGTGGAGCGATACTGCGGGCTGTACCGGCGCCTGCGCCGTGCCACCGAGCAGCTCTTTGGGCAGCGGGCGGCCTTCCTGCTggccctgggccagggcttcgCCGcggctctgctgcagctgcccttcCCTACGGCCCTGCAT GTGAGCGAGCGGTTTGCCCGGTACCTGGACGGGCAGATCCAGGAGCTCCACGGGGCCGcgggcggcgcggagcggcTGCAGCAGATCCTGGAGCCCTTCGTCGTGTTCAGCGGCCTGGAGCTCGCCCACAGCTTCGAGCACTTCTACCG GCACTACCTGGGGGACCGGCTGCTGGCGCGAGGGCCGTCGTGGCTGGAAGGAGCCGTGGTGGAGCAGCTGGGGCCGTGCTTCCCCGGCCGCTTTCCCCAAGGGATGCTGAGTGACTTGGCCGAGTcagaggagctgcagcggcGGTTTGagctcttccagctgcaggagcgGGACAGGCGGCTGCTGGAGCCGGGCCCGGGCCCCAAGGAG GCGCCAGGGCCGGGCTGTGCGGCCGTGCCGGAGGTGAAGGTGCTGGCGCTGTCCCCGCGCTGCTGGCCCGTCGCGCCGCTCTGCTACATGGACGAGCCCGGCAGGTTGTTCCCGGCAGCGCTGAGCTCCCCCCTGCACGAGTTTTCCGCCTTCTGCGGGCGCG GTCGGAGCCCGCCGGGCTGGGAGGGCTCGAAGCCGCGGCGGCTGCAGTGGAcgtggctgggctgggccgaGCTGTGCTTCGGTGACTGCGTCCTGCACGTGTCCACGCTGCAGATGTACATCCTGCTGCGCTTCAACGGTGCCGAG GAGGTGGCCGTGGATGCCCTGCTGCAGGCCACGGGGctccctgctgagctgctggagcaggcgCTGGCTCCCCTCACCCACAGCGACGGTGTCCTGGTGcggagctgcagcccagggg GTGTGCTGCGGCTGAACCCCACGGCCCTCGCCCGCGCCTCGGGCCGgcccctgaggctgctgccccagcagcggTACCTGCAGGCACAGAGGGCCGAGGGCAGCGCcctggagaggaagaggaacGTGCTGTGCTGCCTCATCACCCGCATCCTCaaggcagagaagcagctgcaCGTGGACAACCTGGTGTTTCGG GTGATCGCTGCCTGTCAGAAGGGTGAGCTGGGGCcggggctgcagttcctcagctTCTGCTGCCACAACGTGGACGTGCTGTCCTGCATCCTGCACCTGCTGAGCCAGGGCTACCTCCGGCGCCAGGAGGAGAGGCCTCAGGTCTTGGAATACGTCTCTGCCAAACCCACAACACCTGTCGGGGGCCAGGCACAGATGGTTTTCCAGAGCCAACCCCCAGTGGCATCTCCAGATGAGGACAGCATAAACTCCCTGTACGG GTTGAATCCCAGCGTGGACAGGTCAGAGGAGTTTCTCATGGCAATGCTGCCAGTGCCGATGGGGCACACGCTCAGCCCAGAGGAGGCAAAGCTGCTCATGAACCAGACGGTATGGCGGGTCCAGGATACTCTGAGCATCTCAGATGATGTTGCTCGGCACCTCCTCATGCACTGCAGGTGGAACGTGGATTTCCTGATCCAGTGCTACGTGGAGAACCGTGAGGCCCTGCTTATCTCCTCGGGGCTGCAAGTGCAGGATGCTCAGTCCCCGCCGAGCCCAGGAACACACTGCCCGGTCTGTGTGAGTCAGCTGTGTCCCACTGAGAAGCCACCAACTCTCTGCTGCATGCACTACTGCTGCAAG CCCTGTTGGAGTGAGTATCTCACAACTCGTATCGAACAGAACATGGTTGTCAGCTGTACCTGTCCCATATCTGAGTGCCGTGCACAGCCGACTGCAGCCTTCATCTGTTCCATTGTCTCCTCTGAGGATATTATAGCCAAG TATGAAAAGGCCCTTCTCAGAGGCTACGTTGAGTGTTGCACCAACCTGACCTGGTGCACCAACCCTCAGGGCTGTGATCAGATCCTCCTTAAAGATGGACTTGGCTAtggggcagcctgttccaagtGCTCCTGGATATCCTGCTTCCACTGCAACTTCccagag GCCCATTACCCTGCTAGCTGCAGCCACATGTCTCAGTGGGTGGATGATGATGGGTACTACGAGGGAATGACAAGTGAAGCCCAAAGCAAACATCTGGCTAAACTCATTTCGAAGCACTGCCCAAGCTGCCAAGCTCAGATAGAGAAAAATGAGGGATGCCTGCA TATGACGTGTGCAAAGTGCAATCATGGCTTCTGCTGGCGTTGCCTCAAGCCCTGGAGGCCGACACATACGGACTATTACAACTGCTCTGCTATG GTGAGTAAAGCAGCTTGGCAGGAGAAGCGCTTTCGGGATTACAATGAGAGATGCACCTTTCACCATCATGCCAGG GAATTTGCCATGAACCTGAGGAACAGGGTTTCTTCCATCAGTGAGATGCCAGAAGTTAGGACTTTGACCTTTGTTCTTGATGCCTGCAAAGTGCTAGAACAGGCACGGAAG gtGCTGGCCTACTCCTGTGTGTACAGCTACTATAACCAGGACATGGACAGCATGGATATTGTGGAGCAGCAGACCGAGAGCCTGGAGCTGCACACTAACGCTCTGCAGATCCTTCTGG AGGAAACCCTGATGCAGTACCAAGACCTGGCCTCTTCTCTTCGGCTGCTCAAAGCAGAGCATTTCAGTGCTGGTCTGGAGCTGGTGCGTCGCATCAAGGAGCGTCTCTTTGCAATCCTCTGGCACTCCACACAG CAGGATTTCAATGTTGGGCTCCAGACTTTGGCAGATCCTgatcagagaaaagaaaaactctcCAATGTGCCTACTTCAGCCCCTGCCTGTACAGG GACCAAACATAGCGTCCTGTGTGACTCCTCCAACACAGATGAAGGTGGCGAAGAGGTTGAAGATGAGTATGAGCCACGGTGGCAGGAATACTATGATGATGATGACGACCTTGACGAAGACAACTTTCTGTTTGATGATGAGTCAGATGACAACCTTGATTGTGACTCCTACTTTGATGATGATGATGCCTATGACTAG